In Salana multivorans, a single genomic region encodes these proteins:
- a CDS encoding MFS transporter, protein MSEPQDVPVVVADVVDASPDAPAAAPDVAGGAGAAPYELTAAAAPPSLWRDRTFLTFWGGQGAAQLGSQITEIALPVVAVVLLSATEQQMGWLNAAGVAAFLLVGLPAGAWVDRWSKRRTMMAADLVRVVALAAVPVLWFTGSLELWHLLVVAAVVGLANVFFDVAYQSIVPALVPRPSIPDANGKLESTAQVAGIAGPGIGGWLVGLLSAPGAMLVTAGGYVASFVALAATRVENDGPTPKADRPALLPAIRDGVRWVFGNPWLRRIVATTAISNFFSTMTFTLLPLFLLRDLGFTALHLGLVFGAGSVGGLVGAVLAPRIALAVGEMRAIPLGALAFGVPASLLPLVALVPGIATPVLLLYGFAGSFGILLYNVVQVSFRQRITPHDLLGRMNASIRFVVWGVMPISALLAGWLGSELGVLPVLWIAAGGALASTLPVLGARFWRAGAVDVDRAGGAPAGT, encoded by the coding sequence ATGAGCGAGCCGCAGGACGTCCCAGTCGTCGTGGCCGACGTGGTGGACGCGTCGCCCGACGCCCCCGCGGCCGCCCCGGACGTCGCGGGCGGCGCGGGCGCCGCCCCGTACGAGCTGACGGCCGCCGCCGCGCCGCCGTCGCTGTGGCGGGACCGCACGTTCCTCACCTTCTGGGGCGGGCAGGGCGCGGCCCAGCTCGGCAGTCAGATCACCGAGATCGCGCTGCCGGTCGTCGCGGTCGTCCTGCTGTCCGCGACCGAGCAGCAGATGGGCTGGCTCAACGCGGCCGGCGTCGCGGCCTTCCTGCTCGTCGGGCTGCCGGCCGGCGCCTGGGTCGACCGGTGGAGCAAGCGGCGGACGATGATGGCGGCCGACCTGGTCCGCGTCGTCGCCCTCGCGGCCGTGCCGGTCCTGTGGTTCACCGGGAGCCTCGAGCTGTGGCACCTGCTCGTCGTCGCCGCCGTCGTCGGCCTCGCCAACGTCTTCTTCGACGTCGCGTACCAGAGCATCGTCCCCGCCCTCGTCCCGCGGCCGTCGATCCCGGACGCGAACGGCAAGCTCGAGTCGACGGCGCAGGTCGCCGGCATCGCCGGACCGGGCATCGGCGGCTGGCTGGTCGGGCTGCTCAGCGCCCCCGGCGCGATGCTGGTGACGGCCGGCGGGTACGTCGCGTCGTTCGTCGCGCTCGCGGCCACGCGCGTGGAGAACGACGGCCCGACGCCGAAGGCCGACCGGCCCGCGCTGCTGCCGGCGATCCGGGACGGCGTGCGGTGGGTGTTCGGGAACCCGTGGCTGCGCCGGATCGTCGCCACGACGGCGATCTCCAACTTCTTCTCCACGATGACGTTCACCCTGCTGCCCCTGTTCCTCCTGCGCGACCTGGGGTTCACGGCGCTGCACCTCGGCCTCGTGTTCGGGGCGGGTTCGGTCGGCGGGCTGGTCGGCGCGGTGCTGGCGCCGCGGATCGCGCTGGCCGTGGGGGAGATGCGGGCGATCCCGCTCGGCGCGCTGGCGTTCGGCGTCCCGGCCTCGCTGCTGCCGCTCGTCGCGCTGGTCCCGGGGATCGCGACGCCGGTCCTCCTGCTGTACGGGTTCGCGGGGTCGTTCGGGATCCTGCTCTACAACGTCGTCCAGGTGAGCTTCCGGCAGCGGATCACGCCGCACGACCTGCTCGGGCGGATGAACGCGTCGATCCGGTTCGTCGTGTGGGGTGTCATGCCGATCTCGGCGCTCCTGGCCGGCTGGCTCGGCTCCGAGCTCGGTGTGCTGCCGGTGCTGTGGATCGCGGCCGGGGGTGCCCTCGCCTCGACGCTGCCCGTCCTCGGGGCGCGCTTCTGGCGCGCGGGTGCCGTCGACGTCGACCGCGCCGGCGGAGCGCCCGCCGGCACGTGA
- the groES gene encoding co-chaperone GroES, whose translation MSVSIKPLEDRIVVQPVEAEQVTASGLVIPDSAKEKPQEGKVLSVGPGRIDDKGNRVPVDVAVGDIVIYSKYGGTEVKYAGAEYLILSARDVLAIVEK comes from the coding sequence GTGTCGGTCTCCATCAAGCCCCTCGAGGACCGGATCGTCGTCCAGCCGGTCGAGGCGGAGCAGGTCACTGCGTCCGGTCTCGTGATCCCGGACAGCGCGAAGGAGAAGCCCCAGGAGGGCAAGGTCCTCAGCGTCGGCCCGGGCCGGATCGACGACAAGGGCAACCGCGTCCCGGTCGACGTCGCCGTCGGCGACATCGTCATCTACAGCAAGTACGGCGGCACCGAGGTCAAGTACGCGGGTGCCGAGTACCTCATCCTCTCGGCGCGCGACGTCCTCGCCATCGTCGAGAAGTGA
- a CDS encoding exonuclease domain-containing protein: MDSSTGWTTRRIVGFDTETTGVDVRTDRIVTAALVIRAGIGGLSQVRTWLIDPGVEIPEAASAIHGVTTEHARAHGVQPREALEEIASLLAASMSADCPVVAYNACFDLTLLEYELDRHGLPTLTERIGRAPSPAIDPLVLDRALDRYRPGKRRLGDLASFYGVVASGELHAADVDVDATLDVLGALVRRFPELGELTLDALHDRQIRAHYRWASSFNDWLTSNGFEREPADLAWPLGGRYAPPTELLVALVERARRAAVARPVAYGA; the protein is encoded by the coding sequence ATGGACTCATCGACCGGGTGGACCACGCGACGGATCGTCGGCTTCGACACGGAGACGACGGGCGTCGACGTGCGCACCGACCGGATCGTGACGGCGGCGCTCGTGATCCGCGCGGGCATCGGCGGGCTGTCCCAGGTCCGCACGTGGCTCATCGACCCGGGCGTCGAGATCCCCGAGGCCGCGAGCGCCATCCACGGCGTGACCACCGAGCACGCCCGCGCACACGGCGTCCAGCCGCGCGAGGCGCTGGAGGAGATCGCCTCGCTGCTCGCCGCCTCGATGTCGGCGGACTGCCCCGTCGTCGCCTACAACGCGTGCTTCGACCTCACGCTCCTGGAGTACGAGCTCGACCGGCACGGCCTTCCGACGCTGACGGAGCGGATCGGCCGCGCGCCCTCGCCAGCGATCGACCCGCTCGTGCTGGACCGCGCGCTCGACCGCTACCGCCCGGGCAAGCGACGCCTCGGCGACCTCGCCTCGTTCTACGGCGTCGTCGCCTCGGGCGAGCTGCACGCGGCGGACGTGGACGTCGACGCGACGCTCGACGTGCTGGGCGCGCTCGTCCGGCGGTTCCCCGAGCTGGGCGAGCTGACGCTCGACGCGCTGCACGACCGGCAGATCCGGGCGCACTACCGCTGGGCGTCGAGCTTCAACGACTGGCTGACCTCGAACGGGTTCGAGCGGGAGCCGGCGGACCTGGCGTGGCCGCTCGGGGGCCGGTACGCGCCGCCGACGGAGCTCCTCGTCGCGCTGGTCGAGCGGGCCCGACGGGCCGCGGTGGCGCGGCCCGTCGCGTACGGCGCATAG
- a CDS encoding GuaB3 family IMP dehydrogenase-related protein has product MSNEIEIGRGKRGRRAYTFDDIAVVPSRRTRTPSDVSTSWQIDAYHQEIPVLAAPMDSVMSPATAIELGRLGGIGVLDLEGLWTRYEDPAPLLEEISTIPSGDATRRMQELYAAPIVPDLITQRIREIREAGVPVAGALSPQRTQELWRTVVGAGVDLFVIRGTTVSAEHVSSSAEPLNLKRFIYELDVPVIVGGASTYTAALHLMRTGAAGVLVGFGGGAAQTTRITLGIHAPMATSVADVAAARRDYMDESGGRYVHVIADGSVGRSGDLVKAIACGADAVMLGAALARAVEAPGRGWHWGSEAHHPDLPRGERVRVGTVGTMEEILFGPGGRADGTLNIIGALRKAMATTGFSDVKEFQRVEVVVSPYDPR; this is encoded by the coding sequence GTGAGCAACGAGATCGAGATCGGCCGGGGCAAGCGGGGACGGCGCGCCTACACGTTCGACGACATCGCGGTCGTCCCGTCCCGCCGCACCCGCACGCCCAGCGACGTGTCGACCTCCTGGCAGATCGACGCCTACCACCAGGAGATCCCGGTGCTGGCGGCTCCGATGGACTCGGTCATGAGCCCGGCGACGGCGATCGAGCTGGGCCGGCTCGGCGGCATCGGCGTCCTCGACCTCGAGGGTCTGTGGACCCGCTACGAGGACCCGGCACCGCTCCTCGAGGAGATCTCGACGATCCCGTCGGGTGACGCGACGCGCCGGATGCAGGAGCTCTACGCCGCCCCGATCGTCCCCGACCTCATCACGCAGCGCATCCGCGAGATCCGCGAGGCCGGGGTGCCCGTCGCCGGCGCGCTCTCGCCGCAGCGCACGCAGGAGCTGTGGCGCACGGTCGTCGGCGCCGGTGTGGACCTGTTCGTCATCCGAGGGACGACGGTCTCGGCGGAGCACGTCTCCTCCTCGGCCGAGCCGCTCAACCTCAAGCGGTTCATCTACGAGCTCGACGTCCCGGTGATCGTCGGCGGCGCCTCCACCTACACGGCGGCGCTCCACCTCATGCGCACCGGCGCGGCCGGCGTCCTCGTCGGCTTCGGTGGCGGCGCGGCCCAGACCACCCGGATCACGCTCGGCATCCACGCGCCGATGGCGACGTCCGTCGCGGACGTGGCGGCGGCGCGGCGCGACTACATGGACGAGTCCGGCGGCCGGTACGTCCACGTCATCGCCGACGGGTCGGTCGGCCGCAGCGGCGACCTGGTCAAGGCGATCGCCTGCGGCGCCGACGCCGTCATGCTCGGGGCCGCGCTGGCCCGCGCCGTCGAGGCCCCCGGTCGCGGCTGGCACTGGGGGAGCGAGGCGCACCACCCCGACCTGCCGCGCGGCGAGCGCGTCCGCGTGGGGACGGTCGGCACGATGGAGGAGATCCTGTTCGGGCCGGGCGGCCGTGCCGACGGCACGCTCAACATCATCGGCGCGCTGCGCAAGGCCATGGCCACCACCGGCTTCTCGGACGTCAAGGAGTTCCAGCGGGTCGAGGTCGTCGTCTCGCCGTACGACCCCCGCTGA
- a CDS encoding GNAT family N-acetyltransferase, translating into MTLADLWPATAVRARAGDLELRWPDDAVLLDLAELASRGVHAPDAMPFQVPWTRGTPREVARSVLTYQWGVRGRVGPEALQLELAVLVAGEPVGMQGAGGRDWAVLRTAETGSWLGREHQGRGIGSRMRALMLELLFDGLDARAVTSGAWADNGPSNAVSRRVGYLHDGDDEMVRDGRATLHHRYRMTRERWLEVRDANRRLLGAPVEMSGVRELRAELERPGDGAGS; encoded by the coding sequence ATGACACTCGCCGATCTCTGGCCCGCCACCGCCGTGCGCGCCCGCGCCGGTGACCTGGAGCTGCGCTGGCCGGACGACGCCGTGCTGCTCGACCTCGCCGAGCTGGCCTCGCGCGGCGTCCACGCGCCCGACGCGATGCCGTTCCAGGTCCCGTGGACCCGCGGCACGCCGCGCGAGGTCGCGCGCAGCGTGCTGACCTACCAGTGGGGCGTGCGCGGCCGGGTCGGACCCGAGGCCCTGCAGCTCGAGCTCGCGGTGCTCGTGGCCGGCGAGCCGGTCGGCATGCAGGGCGCGGGCGGCCGCGACTGGGCCGTGCTCCGGACGGCCGAGACCGGGTCGTGGCTGGGGCGCGAGCACCAGGGCCGCGGCATCGGCTCGCGGATGCGTGCGCTCATGCTCGAGCTGCTCTTCGACGGGCTCGACGCGCGCGCCGTGACGTCGGGGGCGTGGGCCGACAACGGGCCGTCGAACGCGGTGTCCCGCCGCGTCGGGTACCTCCACGACGGCGACGACGAGATGGTCAGGGACGGGCGGGCGACGCTGCACCACCGCTACCGGATGACGCGCGAGCGCTGGCTCGAGGTGCGGGACGCGAACCGGCGGCTGCTCGGCGCCCCGGTCGAGATGTCCGGCGTCCGGGAGCTGCGGGCGGAGCTGGAGCGACCGGGGGACGGCGCCGGGTCCTAG
- the guaB gene encoding IMP dehydrogenase: MTATTSSTSQLASSTLGAPASAAPPSLEEKFGFVGLTYDDILLLPGETDVIPSEADTATRLTRELSIAIPLLSAAMDTVTEARMAIAMARQGGIGILHRNLPIEAQAAQVDVVKRSESGMITDPLTVGPDVSLAELDALCGQYRVSGLPVVEPDGTLVGIITNRDLRFVPRDTFATTLVREVMTACPLVTGHVGISRRDAQALLAKHRVEKLPLVDDAGRLRGLITVKDFVKSEQYPDASKDGAGRLLVGAAVGFFGDAWQRATALVEAGADVLVVDTANGHARLMLDMVRRLKSDPATRDVQIIGGNIATRAGAAALVEAGVDAVKVGVGPGSICTTRVVAGVGVPQVTAIFEASLACKPAGVPVIGDGGLQFSGDIAKALVAGADSVMLGGLLAGTDESPGDLVLMNGKQYKRYRGMASLGAMQSRGDRRSFSKDRYFQGDVSDDDVITEGIEGQVPYRGGLAAVVHQLVGGLHQSMFYVGARTIPDLQERGKFVRITPAGLKESHPHDVQMVADSPNYSRR, from the coding sequence GTGACGGCCACGACCTCCTCGACCAGCCAGCTCGCCTCCTCCACCCTCGGTGCCCCCGCCAGCGCTGCCCCTCCGTCCCTCGAGGAGAAGTTCGGCTTCGTCGGCCTCACCTACGACGACATCCTGCTGCTGCCCGGCGAGACCGACGTGATCCCGAGCGAGGCGGACACGGCGACGCGGCTCACGCGCGAGCTGTCCATCGCCATCCCGCTGCTCTCGGCCGCCATGGACACCGTGACCGAGGCCCGGATGGCGATCGCGATGGCCCGCCAGGGCGGCATCGGCATCCTCCACCGCAACCTCCCGATCGAGGCGCAGGCCGCCCAGGTCGACGTGGTCAAGCGGTCCGAGTCGGGGATGATCACCGACCCGCTGACCGTCGGCCCGGACGTCTCGCTCGCCGAGCTCGACGCCCTGTGCGGCCAGTACCGCGTCTCGGGCCTCCCGGTCGTCGAGCCCGACGGCACGCTCGTCGGCATCATCACCAACCGCGACCTGCGGTTCGTCCCGCGCGACACCTTCGCGACGACGCTGGTGCGCGAGGTCATGACGGCCTGCCCGCTCGTCACCGGGCACGTCGGCATCTCGCGCCGGGACGCGCAGGCGCTCCTGGCCAAGCACCGCGTCGAGAAGCTGCCGCTGGTCGACGACGCCGGTCGCCTGCGCGGCCTCATCACGGTCAAGGACTTCGTCAAGTCCGAGCAGTACCCGGACGCCTCCAAGGACGGCGCCGGTCGCCTCCTCGTCGGCGCGGCCGTCGGCTTCTTCGGCGACGCGTGGCAGCGGGCCACCGCCCTGGTCGAGGCCGGTGCCGACGTCCTCGTCGTCGACACGGCCAACGGCCACGCGCGCCTCATGCTCGACATGGTGCGCCGCCTGAAGTCCGACCCGGCCACGCGCGACGTCCAGATCATCGGCGGCAACATCGCGACGCGCGCCGGCGCCGCCGCGCTGGTCGAGGCGGGCGTCGACGCGGTCAAGGTCGGCGTCGGGCCCGGCTCGATCTGCACGACGCGCGTGGTCGCCGGCGTCGGCGTCCCGCAGGTGACGGCGATCTTCGAGGCCTCGCTCGCGTGCAAGCCGGCCGGTGTCCCGGTCATCGGCGACGGCGGCCTGCAGTTCTCCGGCGACATCGCCAAGGCGCTCGTCGCCGGTGCCGACTCGGTCATGCTCGGCGGTCTGCTCGCCGGGACCGACGAGTCCCCGGGTGACCTCGTCCTGATGAACGGCAAGCAGTACAAGCGCTACCGCGGCATGGCGTCGCTCGGCGCGATGCAGTCGCGCGGGGACCGCCGCTCGTTCTCCAAGGACCGCTACTTCCAGGGCGACGTGTCCGACGACGACGTCATCACCGAGGGCATCGAGGGCCAGGTGCCCTACCGCGGGGGGCTCGCCGCGGTCGTCCACCAGCTCGTCGGCGGTCTGCACCAGTCGATGTTCTACGTCGGCGCCCGCACGATCCCCGACCTGCAGGAGCGCGGGAAGTTCGTCCGGATCACGCCGGCCGGGCTCAAGGAGTCCCACCCGCACGACGTGCAGATGGTCGCCGACTCGCCCAACTACTCCCGGCGCTGA
- a CDS encoding glutamate--cysteine ligase — MAQPFPVPFATSRRGTIGIEWELALVDADSGDLRQCAATVLDELRPPGQSEHPMIKQELLLNTVEIVTGVNETVAGAARDIERAVGELRTVTDQLRVELMCAGTHPFARWTDQKVTDKQRYTTLIDRTQWWGRQMLIFGVHVHVGIEDQRKVLPIMRALLTVFAHLQSLSASSPFWGGDTTGYASNRALMFQQLPTAGLPYQFADWGELEQYVGDLVHTGVIEEFNEVRWDIRPSPGLGTLEVRICDGTPSLLELRALAALIHCLVEHFSSELDAGRELPTMPPWFVTENKWRSARYGMDAIIILDREGNEELVTDSVTAWLRTLEPVAERLGCLEDLDGVRTILRMGASYQRQRAAARRNGGSLTAVVDLLTREMRADRPL, encoded by the coding sequence ATGGCGCAGCCCTTCCCCGTCCCGTTCGCGACCTCGCGCCGCGGGACCATCGGGATCGAGTGGGAGCTCGCGCTCGTCGACGCCGACTCCGGCGACCTGCGCCAGTGCGCGGCGACGGTGCTGGACGAGCTGCGCCCGCCCGGGCAGAGCGAGCACCCGATGATCAAGCAGGAGCTCCTGCTCAACACGGTCGAGATCGTTACCGGGGTGAACGAGACCGTCGCCGGCGCCGCGCGCGACATCGAGCGCGCCGTCGGGGAGCTGCGCACGGTGACCGACCAGCTCCGGGTCGAGCTGATGTGCGCCGGGACCCACCCGTTCGCCCGCTGGACCGACCAGAAGGTCACCGACAAGCAGCGCTACACCACGCTCATCGACCGCACCCAGTGGTGGGGCCGGCAGATGCTCATCTTCGGCGTCCACGTGCACGTCGGGATCGAGGACCAGCGCAAGGTGCTGCCGATCATGCGCGCGCTGCTCACGGTGTTCGCGCACCTCCAGTCGCTCTCGGCCTCCTCCCCGTTCTGGGGCGGCGACACCACCGGGTACGCGTCGAACCGGGCCCTCATGTTCCAGCAGCTGCCCACCGCGGGGCTGCCCTACCAGTTCGCCGACTGGGGCGAGCTCGAGCAGTACGTCGGCGACCTCGTGCACACCGGCGTCATCGAGGAGTTCAACGAGGTCCGCTGGGACATCCGCCCCTCACCCGGCCTCGGCACGCTGGAGGTGCGGATCTGCGACGGCACGCCGTCGCTGCTGGAGCTGCGCGCGCTGGCGGCGCTGATCCACTGTCTCGTCGAGCACTTCTCGTCCGAGCTGGACGCGGGCCGCGAGCTGCCGACGATGCCGCCGTGGTTCGTCACCGAGAACAAGTGGCGCTCGGCGCGGTACGGGATGGACGCCATCATCATCCTCGACCGCGAGGGGAACGAGGAGCTCGTCACGGACTCGGTCACGGCCTGGCTGCGGACGCTGGAGCCCGTCGCGGAGCGCCTCGGCTGCCTGGAGGACCTCGACGGCGTGCGGACGATCCTGCGGATGGGCGCGTCCTACCAGCGTCAGCGCGCGGCGGCGCGCCGCAACGGCGGCTCGCTCACGGCCGTCGTCGACCTGCTGACGCGGGAGATGCGGGCCGACCGGCCGCTCTAG
- a CDS encoding class II fumarate hydratase: MSETEYRIEHDTMGEVRVPRDATYAAQTQRAVENFPISGRGLDPHHIAALGQVKKAAARANADLGVLDAEIAAAVVAAADRVIAGELDADFPIDVFQTGSGTSSNMNANEVIATLATRALGRTVHPNDHVNASQSSNDVFPTSVHIAALEAVTTVLLPGLELLADSLEAKAREFADVVKSGRTHLMDATPVTLGQEFGGYATQVRYGVERVRATLPRLGELPQGGTAVGTGINTPAGFPQKVIAYLAEQTGLAVTEAPNHFEAQSAMDSFVETSGALKTVAVSLTKICNDLRWMGSGPRAGLGEIALPDLQPGSSIMPGKVNPVLPEATLMVCAQVIGNDATITYGGASGLFELNVMIPVIARNVLESTTLLGNAARVLATRCVDGITANAERCLELAESSPSIVTPLNRLIGYEAAAAIAKKAVKDGTTIRQAVLDLGYVERGEVTEEQLDAALDVTAMTTPRA, translated from the coding sequence GTGAGCGAGACCGAGTACCGCATCGAGCACGACACGATGGGCGAGGTCCGCGTGCCGAGGGACGCGACCTACGCGGCCCAGACGCAGCGTGCGGTGGAGAACTTCCCGATCTCCGGACGCGGGCTCGACCCCCACCACATCGCGGCGCTCGGCCAGGTGAAGAAGGCGGCCGCCCGCGCCAACGCCGACCTCGGGGTGCTCGACGCCGAGATCGCCGCCGCCGTCGTCGCCGCGGCCGACCGCGTCATCGCCGGGGAGCTCGACGCCGACTTCCCGATCGACGTGTTCCAGACCGGCTCGGGCACGAGCTCGAACATGAACGCGAACGAGGTCATCGCGACGCTCGCGACCCGTGCGCTCGGCCGCACCGTCCACCCGAACGACCACGTCAACGCGTCGCAGTCCTCCAACGACGTGTTCCCGACCTCCGTCCACATCGCGGCGCTCGAGGCCGTGACGACGGTGCTCCTGCCCGGTCTCGAGCTGCTCGCCGACTCGCTCGAGGCCAAGGCGCGGGAGTTCGCCGACGTCGTGAAGTCCGGCCGGACCCACCTCATGGACGCGACGCCCGTGACGCTCGGCCAGGAGTTCGGCGGCTACGCGACGCAGGTGCGCTACGGCGTCGAGCGGGTGCGGGCGACCCTGCCGCGCCTGGGGGAGCTGCCGCAGGGCGGCACCGCCGTCGGGACGGGGATCAACACCCCCGCCGGCTTCCCGCAGAAGGTCATCGCCTACCTCGCGGAGCAGACGGGGCTGGCGGTGACCGAGGCGCCGAACCACTTCGAGGCGCAGAGCGCGATGGACTCCTTCGTCGAGACCTCGGGCGCGCTCAAGACCGTCGCGGTCTCGCTCACGAAGATCTGCAACGACCTGCGCTGGATGGGCTCGGGCCCGCGCGCCGGTCTCGGCGAGATCGCGCTGCCGGACCTGCAGCCCGGCTCGTCGATCATGCCCGGCAAGGTCAACCCCGTGCTGCCCGAGGCGACGCTCATGGTGTGCGCGCAGGTCATCGGCAACGACGCGACCATCACCTACGGCGGCGCCTCGGGGCTGTTCGAGCTCAACGTCATGATCCCGGTCATCGCCCGCAACGTCCTGGAGTCCACGACGCTGCTCGGCAACGCCGCGCGGGTCCTCGCGACGCGGTGCGTCGACGGCATCACGGCGAACGCCGAGCGCTGCCTGGAGCTGGCGGAGTCCTCGCCGTCGATCGTCACGCCGCTCAACCGGCTCATCGGCTACGAGGCCGCGGCCGCGATCGCGAAGAAGGCGGTCAAGGACGGCACGACGATCCGCCAGGCCGTCCTCGACCTCGGGTACGTCGAGCGGGGCGAGGTGACCGAGGAGCAGCTGGACGCCGCCCTCGACGTCACGGCGATGACGACGCCGCGGGCCTGA
- a CDS encoding ArsR/SmtB family transcription factor — MSTNADDAAGEREAQAQARALSSPLRLRILRLCGFDARTNKELAELLDVNPGTMLHHVRTLVRTGFLVPEPERTGTKGAREVPYRSTGLSWRAPHVPNQSVVLLETMRQQLVGVDPERVEVSWLGLRLNAEHAEELRERVHALLTEFKERAPDEDGETFSVVTVVHPDLNPRPDRVGSGEDGPDDAP; from the coding sequence ATGAGCACCAACGCCGACGACGCGGCGGGCGAGCGGGAGGCGCAGGCGCAGGCCCGGGCGCTGTCGAGCCCGCTGCGGCTGCGGATCCTGCGGCTGTGCGGCTTCGACGCCCGGACGAACAAGGAGCTGGCGGAGCTGCTCGACGTCAACCCGGGCACGATGCTGCACCACGTGCGCACGCTCGTCCGCACCGGGTTCCTCGTGCCCGAGCCGGAGCGCACCGGCACCAAGGGGGCGCGGGAGGTCCCGTACCGCTCGACCGGGCTGTCCTGGCGCGCGCCGCACGTCCCGAACCAGTCCGTCGTGCTCCTGGAGACGATGCGCCAGCAGCTCGTCGGCGTCGACCCCGAGCGGGTCGAGGTGAGCTGGCTCGGCCTGCGCCTCAACGCCGAGCACGCCGAGGAGCTGCGCGAGCGCGTCCACGCCCTGCTCACGGAGTTCAAGGAGCGCGCGCCGGACGAGGACGGCGAGACGTTCTCCGTCGTGACCGTCGTCCACCCCGACCTCAACCCCCGGCCCGACCGCGTCGGCAGCGGGGAGGACGGGCCGGACGACGCACCCTGA
- a CDS encoding class I SAM-dependent methyltransferase: MDLEALRQLAEPAGWALLADLPAYDEKQSLALGTALRQAGFAPELVSAALTQSRLRARATGKFGDLAADMLFTPDGLEQATRLSVAARHAHRFRSAGVRVVADLGCGIGADALALAGMALDVVAVERDPVTALVAAVNLRQFPEARVVAGDALDPDVLRDVLAGTSTGPVDGVWADPARRTSRGRLHRLEDYSPAVADLLALRSRVPALGMKLGPGIAHRDLPGDALVQWLSVAGDVLEADLWFGDLAPEGTGRGAVVVGRDGRATTLLDPGDPTGPITPAPSGPGASGGAAVGRYVFEPDGAIIRAGLVHRLAELLDARLLDPTIAFLTGDRLPADDDTGRCVAAFRVLDVMPYSLKRLRSYLRERRIGTLEIKKRGWDLDPARLRQQLALRGTASGTIILTRVAGEHRVVVVERVDPPAPA; the protein is encoded by the coding sequence GTGGATCTCGAGGCGCTGCGACAGCTGGCCGAACCCGCGGGCTGGGCCCTCCTCGCGGACCTTCCGGCCTACGACGAGAAGCAGAGCCTCGCCCTCGGCACGGCCCTGCGACAGGCCGGCTTCGCACCGGAGCTCGTCTCGGCGGCGCTCACGCAGTCGCGGCTGCGCGCCCGGGCGACCGGCAAGTTCGGCGATCTCGCGGCCGACATGCTCTTCACGCCGGACGGCCTCGAGCAGGCGACGCGCCTGTCCGTCGCCGCTCGCCACGCCCACCGGTTCCGGTCGGCCGGCGTCCGCGTCGTCGCCGACCTCGGGTGCGGCATCGGCGCCGACGCGCTCGCGCTGGCCGGGATGGCGCTCGACGTCGTCGCCGTCGAGCGCGACCCCGTCACCGCCCTGGTTGCCGCCGTCAACCTGCGCCAGTTCCCCGAGGCCCGCGTCGTCGCCGGTGACGCACTCGACCCGGACGTCCTGCGGGACGTCCTCGCCGGGACGTCGACGGGACCCGTCGACGGCGTGTGGGCCGACCCGGCGCGGCGCACCAGCAGGGGGCGGCTGCACCGCCTCGAGGACTACTCCCCCGCCGTCGCCGACCTGCTCGCCCTGCGCTCGCGCGTCCCGGCGCTCGGGATGAAGCTCGGCCCCGGCATCGCCCATCGCGACCTCCCCGGCGACGCCCTCGTCCAGTGGCTGAGCGTCGCCGGCGACGTCCTGGAGGCCGACCTCTGGTTCGGCGACCTCGCACCGGAGGGGACGGGCCGCGGCGCCGTCGTCGTCGGACGCGACGGCCGCGCGACGACGCTGCTCGACCCCGGTGACCCCACCGGTCCGATCACGCCGGCGCCGAGCGGACCGGGCGCGAGCGGTGGCGCGGCCGTCGGCCGCTACGTCTTCGAGCCGGACGGCGCGATCATCCGGGCCGGCCTGGTCCACCGCCTCGCCGAGCTCCTCGACGCGCGACTGCTCGACCCCACCATCGCGTTCCTCACGGGCGACCGGCTGCCCGCCGACGACGACACCGGGCGCTGCGTCGCGGCCTTCCGCGTGCTCGACGTCATGCCCTACTCGCTCAAGCGGCTGCGCTCCTACCTGCGCGAGCGTCGGATCGGCACGCTGGAGATCAAGAAGCGCGGCTGGGACCTCGACCCGGCGCGCCTGCGCCAGCAGCTTGCGTTGCGCGGAACCGCGTCGGGGACGATCATCCTCACCAGGGTCGCGGGCGAGCACCGCGTGGTCGTCGTCGAGCGCGTCGACCCGCCGGCACCCGCCTGA
- a CDS encoding WhiB family transcriptional regulator, translated as MAELSRLPGPVMDLWEWQFDGACRTAEPSIFFHPEGERGGARRRRGEAAKAVCATCPVIVQCREHALAVREPYGVWGGLTEEERLSALDADLRGRLRDVG; from the coding sequence GTGGCGGAGCTGTCGAGGTTGCCGGGTCCGGTCATGGACCTGTGGGAGTGGCAGTTCGATGGAGCCTGCCGGACGGCCGAGCCGTCGATCTTCTTCCACCCGGAGGGCGAGCGCGGTGGCGCGCGACGTCGGCGCGGCGAGGCCGCGAAGGCGGTCTGCGCCACGTGCCCCGTGATCGTCCAGTGCCGCGAGCACGCCCTCGCCGTGCGCGAGCCCTACGGGGTGTGGGGCGGCCTGACCGAGGAGGAGCGGCTCAGCGCCCTCGACGCAGACCTGCGAGGCCGCCTCCGTGACGTCGGCTGA